A single region of the Gorilla gorilla gorilla isolate KB3781 chromosome 1, NHGRI_mGorGor1-v2.1_pri, whole genome shotgun sequence genome encodes:
- the FBXO6 gene encoding F-box only protein 6 has product MDAPHSKAALDSINELPENILLELFTHVPARQLLLNCRLVCSLWRDLIDLMTLWKRKCLREGFITEDRDQPVADWKIFYFLQSLHRNLLRNPCAEEDMFAWQIDFNGGDRWKVESLPGAHGTDFPDPKVKKYFVTSYEMCLKSQLVDLVAEGYWEELLDTFRPDIVVKDWFAARADCGCTYQLKVQLASADYFVLASFEPPPVTIQQWNNATWTEVSYTFSDYPRGVRYILFQHGGRDTQYWAGWYGPRVTNSSIVVSPKMTRNQASSEAQPGQKHGQEEAAQSPYRAVVQIF; this is encoded by the exons ATGGATGCTCCCCACTCCAAGGCAGCCCTGGACAGCATTAACGAGTTGCCCGAGAACATCCTGCTGGAGCTGTTTACGCACGTGCCCGCCCGCCAGCTGCTGCTGAACTGCCGCCTGGTCTGCAGCCTCTGGCGGGACCTCATCGACCTCATGACCCTCTGGAAACGCAAGTGCCTGCGAGAGGGCTTCATCACCGAGGACCGGGACCAGCCCGTGGCCGATTGGAAAATCTTCTACTTCCTACAGAGCCTGCATAGGAACCTCCTGCGCAACCCGTGTGCTGAAG AGGATATGTTTGCATGGCAAATCGATTTCAATGGTGGAGACCGCTGGAAGGTGGAGAGCCTCCCTGGAGCCCATGGGACAGATTTTCCTGACCCCAAAGTCAAGAAGTATTTTGTCACATCCTACGA AATGTGCCTCAAGTCCCAGCTGGTGGACCTTGTAGCCGAGGGCTACTGGGAGGAGCTACTAGACACATTCCGGCCGGACATCGTGGTTAAGGACTG GTTTGCTGCCAGAGCTGACTGTGGCTGCACCTACCAACTCAAAGTGCAGCTGGCCTCGGCTGACTACTTCGTGTTGGCCTCCTTCGAGCCCCCACCTGTGACCATCCAACAGTGGAACAATGCCACATGGACAGAG GTCTCCTACACCTTCTCAGACTACCCCCGGGGTGTCCGCTACATCCTTTTCCAGCATGGGGGCAGGGACACCCAGTACTGGGCAGGCTGGTATGGGCCCCGAGTCACCAACAgcagcatcgtcgtcagccccAAGATGACCAGGAACCAGGCCTCCTCCGAGGCTCAGCCTGGGCAGAAGCATGGACAGGAGGAGGCTGCCCAATCACCCTACCGAGCTGTTGTCCAGATTTTCTGA